The Streptomyces sp. NBC_00691 genome has a segment encoding these proteins:
- a CDS encoding sigma-70 family RNA polymerase sigma factor, with translation MTENVWIGSVRPAAVDLPELMGRVALGDQQAFTTVFEAVSGPVLGLVRTVLRDPAQSEEVAQEVLVEVWRTAARYEPGRGSVLAWVLTLAHRRAVDRVRSEQSASNREKRVALLEHTTAYDEVVEQVEGRLEREQVRRCLRGLTELQHQSVTLAYYRGLTYREVAELLAVPLGTVKARMRDGLIRLRDCLGVGV, from the coding sequence TGTCCGGCCCGCGGCCGTGGACCTGCCCGAGCTGATGGGCCGGGTGGCGCTCGGCGACCAGCAGGCCTTCACGACCGTCTTCGAGGCCGTCTCGGGGCCGGTGCTGGGCCTCGTCCGCACCGTGCTGCGGGATCCCGCCCAGTCGGAGGAGGTCGCCCAGGAGGTGCTGGTCGAAGTGTGGCGGACCGCGGCCCGCTACGAGCCCGGACGGGGGTCGGTCCTGGCCTGGGTCCTGACCCTCGCGCACCGCAGGGCCGTCGACCGGGTCCGCTCCGAGCAGTCGGCGTCGAACCGGGAGAAGCGTGTGGCCCTGCTGGAGCACACGACCGCCTACGACGAGGTCGTGGAGCAGGTGGAGGGCCGGCTGGAGCGGGAGCAGGTCCGGCGCTGTCTGCGGGGACTCACCGAGCTGCAGCACCAGTCGGTGACCCTGGCGTACTACCGGGGCCTCACCTATCGCGAGGTCGCGGAACTGCTGGCCGTGCCGCTGGGCACCGTCAAGGCGCGGATGCGCGACGGGCTCATCCGGCTCAGGGACTGTCT